ATCTATTGGAATATGGTATCAGTGGAGCATTATTGATTCATGCAATATGGGACAGAATTGAAGTTGTAAATATAAACATGGAAGATACAAGGAAAATCATAAGAATATTATATGAATTGCTAGATGTTTATGATTGGCCAGATAATTATGATACAGTAATGGTTAttgaaagaattttaaatcttttttatattaGTATAACTAGCAGACAATATTCTCCCAATTCATATGCGATACTCAAAAAGGGTTTAGAGGTGTGCCTCATTAATATTGTGAAACACGTGGTAAATGATCATCTTTTAATCATAGTGCAATATATGTGTTCATGGGCTGTTGAGAAAGGAATGAcagatgaaattattttagagTTTGGCAGTACGCTTGAATATACAGCTTATATGCACGAGGTAACATTATTTGAAAAGACTTTAACACCAAAGGTATTTCCATTACTGATGCAAATGATAGCatcaaaaagtaaaataaccAGTTTATTGGGTAATAGagttatacaatatttattagacAGACAGGACAATAGAATGAATTTTGACACacctaaaatattttttgaagaCACTCAATTTGATCTGAAAATAGGTAAGTGTCTTAAAGAAGATAAATTGTTCTGCAAGCTACATAGAGAAATTTTACACGACAGTCTTTTAAAAAGCATCATAAACCATTGTACGTCGCGTATGAATTTAGAAACAACATATTGTACAATTTGTTTAATCGCAACCGAAGTTCCATGCGGATTTACAGCAGCAGCTTTAGTTTGTCTTATAATGAATTTGCAAGACCTAACTTTAAAAGAAAGCAAACGTAATACCGAGGTATCTTATCATTTACATGCTACAGTAATATCAATCATGTCCCTATTATGTTGGATTCATAAGGCTAAAGTATTTTAtgaatatgtaaataaaataatgatggAAAGAGCACAATGGGCTCCACATTTAAATCCCCCTATTCAATCTCAATATAGTTTCGCAGCGCATCATATTCTTTGGAATAAACCAGAGTTATTTTTCGTTGACTGGGAAGCACGATACGGTTTGTGGAAATGTTTTCGATTACATGAGAGCGACGACGATATTCattcataaatattcattcattaCATATTATGTTATCACTctacaattataataaatttatgtatataaataaattcaatattaaatTCAAGATTAAGCAAAGATTGTTTGACAACATAAATGCGACGAAGTAATGATCGATATGAGTCATCGATGTATTAAtacccatttttttttttttcaaattttaagcgtagttttaaaataattgattagAATACTACAGTCACAAAATTATACAAGTTATTATCACCAACAAAATGGctgttttaatatttattacatagtacataaaataaatacgaaAAGAAAAGACAATATAAATTAACACTGGCGAAGCGctaatttaaacaaatattttattacgatctgttttttttttatacaagaTAGTGTCATTAGAACTGAAAGTTCATAAATAAAAGGCGCGACAATTTGTCTGAAGTTATTCATATTTGTTCGTCCATCTTACAACCACTCTGAATACTTTTTGATTCGTGAagtatttgttttataaactataaatataatttagaATTAGACATGAATTGTTTGAAGAATgacgaaatatttttttattactcaTTAAAAATCTTCAAAACATAGTGACAATGCAATTAAACGCATTCTTTTAAATGCAATTTCTACTGCAATTATTAAAATCGTATTGTTTACATAACGAACTCCAGCTACAGTGGATTATTTTCATCAAACCGTCAAATTGCGTTGTTAATAAaggttaattttttaaataaaatatagtaaTGTTTGTTGCTTTGTTGTTAGTATATATTACCTGcgtttttacaattaaattttaattattaatttggaCTGCATGAATAGTAAACAAACGTTAATTTTAATGACATTACATAGAATGAAAGTcatgtaaataataatcactTTGCAAACCTTTATTTTTTCAGTTACTTAATAATGTCTGGAGAACAGTTTTCATTAGTTTGGAATAGTTTTCCAAGAAATTTATCATCAGGATTGTACACATTATTAACCGATGAGCAATTAGTTGATGTAACCCTAGCTGCAGAAGGCCAAATATTACGTGCACATAAGTTAATATTATCAGTTTGTAGTACATACTTCAGAGAACTATTTAAggtattttctaatttatttaatataatacattaattcttgataatattaaaatacttgCAATATAGGAAAATTCATGCAAGCATCCAATTGTGATTTTAAAAGATGTTAATTACCGGGATTTATCAGCAATGCTTCATTTTATGTATCAAGGAGAAGTTAACATTAAGCAGGAAGATATTGCTAGTTTTCTAAAAGTTGCAGAAACTTTGCAGATAAAGGGTTTAACTACAGAAACTGAAGAGGTATGTCCACTGAGATCTAATGTTTTAATTgtgtaaaaaaggaatttttatttcatgttGTAGAAACTTGAGGAAGCTTTATCGAAGAATGCGCAAAACTtggataaaatatttaatacagaaCAGAATAATTCTGTTCGATCAGATTTAAATATTCGTAGCTTTGAAAAAGCTAAACAGAATCAACAATCTCAGGGACAAGAAATATCAGAAAGTAAATTTATTGAGAAAGATTCGAATGTCAATAATGTATGCTGTCAACAACATTGTACTTCTGATTCAAGTTATAATATACAAGATATTCACATGACAAGAAGCGATTGTTCTAGAGGTATCGAGCCCGATTGTGATGAAGAGGAGCCATTAGATTGTACAGCTGATATAAGTCATGTACAATCAAAGCACGAACCATTAGATTATACCCTTGATATTGATGCAGAAACTGGTTATAAAACATATTTGCCTAATGAACCATTTCATAAACCTGAAGAAAATCAACATAGAAAAGGTATTATATTAATGTACTTTAAAATTCGTGGAAAGTTTTACAAATATCAATGTTTAAGATAAATCAATTTTGCAGATTTTGTACCAGACATGCAGTTAGTTCCCTACAGTCAAAATGTGCAATCTCAATCATTTGGTATGTTTCTAATCTTCATTTCaactatattacatttatcACTAgcgttttatttgtttataattattaggtttaaataatataactgGTCTCGAGGGTGAATTTCCATATGAACTTGGCTGTCATAATAAAGGTCGACGAACAGTTAAAGGTATTTCTAATAACAGTCTACCATTGGAAACAACGTTGCGCGTTGTATCCGAATTGGGACCAACTTTACGTATGGAAAGAGGCAAAGTTATTCGAATGTATTCATGTCCATGGTGTCTTCGGCATTTCACGCGTAAGGAGAATCTAAAACTTCATGTACGTTATATTCACGGTCCGCTTGAAAGTCTAACTTGTGAGTTTTGTGGCAATAAATATAAGAACAGTAATAGTTTACGTGTACATTCGTATCTCTATCATAATCCGAAACGGGATAAACACAGTAAACCACTTGTCGATGGTGGTGCATGAAATTGAAGCTTGCAATATACATTTtgttatatattaaaaatgtagtAACGCATGAGAGTACATAGCGTATGCTATAATATTGGacaatattatttcattcataacCAAATAGGTCTGACATCTGTGCGCGATTAGTAACAATGCTGCTGaaagtaaaattatttaatatttttttatttaagtcTAGTTTAATCAGTAGACCGTTTAAAAAATGTTACTGATTTAAAAGAGTAGagttttttattaattgattaatgaaactaatttaaatatattaggCCTTATGAACaatcatatattttatatgaaacTGATTACTGACtgtaaatacatatgtatattaacataccattttgtaaatatatatacatttttcacAAAATAAAGCGACTGATTTGTATTAATCATTATCTGTGtacttttctttataaatatctCTGATATAAAATGAACTTCATGAACTAATAATATTCCAATTCGCGAAGTtatattgataaataaaataataaaaatttatctcATGAAAAATCGATTAGTTTTAAAAAAGAGCGCTATAAATAGCGCACTAGCAACAAAGTTCTGAACTACGAATACAGTTTCCGATGTCGATATTTCAGGACATAGCTCGGTCGGTATTTTATCAACCCAGCTCGGTCGATATTTTACCACTACAATTAATTGTTTGGTTAGGTTTCACCACTTTGCTGCGAGATGGCGCTTTCTGTTAGGAAGTATCTTTACCTACAAAAATTATATCTCCTTTGAAATTCAGAAAGAACAGTCTTATATATTTTtcgtaattattaataataagtgAATTATTTAGGTAGAGTATTTTAAATGCTGCATTctgtatacatatttatatacgTATCATTTGTATCCAAACATGTAAAGTCAAGTATAGATAGTGGGTGGGCATGATATGCATGTATGATTGCATATGCTCTTATTGTAGGTGTAATCGCAATTGCATTCTACGAGGGTGGGTGTAGCCTAGACCCTACTCAACGATCTCTTGAAACAAGATACTAAAATGAACGCACAACAATTTACATTGAAAGCAGTATTATCACAAGttgattctttttcttttacgaTGAATCATGAAGAGACGTTAAGAAATGTTTCGGAACAGTTGAGTCTGGGAAAACAATAACAATCAATGTTCACAACATTCTGTCTTGTAAATCCGATAATAAATGACCGATTTATTGGAAATTATGAACCTGCATTTATTACTGTTCGTTTGAGCCAGCAAcagattaaaaaaattatttaaaaacagaaataaaaatttatcaatacaaattttttttcaatttatccgAAATCGGTAAAAAAGAACCTGTGCCCTTTACCTACGAGATCCTCGTTTATGTTTGCGGTAAACAATCGATTTCTGATGTAACGTATTACAATTTGCCAACCTGGACCAAAGGCCGAACGATCCGACGTGTTATCTCGGCAGACAGCCTATAATTAAACCGTGATTGGATTCGATCTCTTGCTCGATGATAAATCGAGCGATTCTTCGGTGAATGTTACGAATCCCTGCGGATTCCTAGGGGGTCATGGAGGGGAATCAAAGAGACGAGGACAGTGCCACCGATGTACTTCCACTGTATATCATCTGGCTAGCGTCTGGCTGGCCTTTTGCAAGGGGTCAAGGGTCAACTCTTTCGAACATAATCGTTCATACACGACGCTCAGTAGCACCGTGGATTCCTCGCGATTTGTATAATTACCAGTCACTCCGCGAACTTTAATTACAGTTTACATTATTACAATTACCAGTCAGTTGACCGCTCGAAGGAACCATCCAAGAATTATGACCGCCTTCGACATCACGGACGTTCTTGGCATTTCGTTGTTGATGCACCTCACCTTTAGTCTGATGTTGTTGGTCCTTTCGCTACCGCTACTACTGTTCGTTTATCCGGGTAATTATTTTAAGGGTGTTCTTCCTATGGTGTATATTgatcaataaatatttcaatactgACTTTCGACTAAcataaacatttttctttttttttaaatagaaataaattttagatttatcATTGATCTAACGTTATTAATAGGTTAATAATATTAGtctattaatttaaatttaatatcacaTCGGGcttgtataaaatttatttctttatttttacgCCTTTTTGTATCTTATCTTGCTAAAAATTCCTGGCATTCTTTCTAATATTGCATTTATCAGAGAACGCATGCCTCGCGATGCGTTGTCTGTTGATTTGATAGTAAACAACTGTATTTCTCTGAAATCGTTCTATACAAGCATGATTTTCTCTTTCGAACATCCGGCTAATTATCGTTACATATTGCACTTTGGATACATGCTTTGTATAATATCAAACAACTTCTATGTGTTGGCCGCTGATACTGTTCAATGAAACGCTTCAAAATTACTTAAATATGTATAAGTAAGAAGATAATCAAAAGAGgaaattttctttacaatattattttatggaatatatttttttaaatttttcttcaagTAGTGGCATGGTCGAGAAAGGTTTGGATAAGTTTCGTCAAATGGAAGTACCCAAACGTGGTGGTAGTAGAAGAGAACAGTATACGCACTATTCTGGATCAATTCCGAAATCACGTAGGTAGACAAAAATTACTATTAATTTTTCACCGAGTGTTATTCGTATCATAgattcttattttatatttctttttaatatagGGGATTTATACTTTACTTATTCAAGCACGTTCAATAGCGGAGAATATTCGAGGACATTTAATTCACCTGACATCGTCGAGAAGATTCCTTCGAGCAGGTTTATCCACTAGATGGGGTCTCTACGTGTGGAAGGATCTTGATTATTTCTCTATCGATAATCATTTCTTAAATTCACCATGCTCGTTCAGAGGTCGCCCTATCACAGAGTCGAATATTCAGGTCGGTTTTATGCATTGAAATTCATAACCAAATTTCATGTTTGATCCTATGAGACTTAAGATTGTTTCATCTAATACATCTATATGTAATGTAGCTGTATGCATTAGATTTATGTATTTTAGGATTACGTGAGCGATTTGACCTCGAAATTCTTTCCAACTGGGCAACCACCATGGCAGGTGCACGTGATTAACTGTTTCCTCCGCGGTGAAGAGTACCAAGTGTGTCTGGTGAGGGTCCATCACCTACTGCTTCGACAGGAACACTTGGCATTGGCTGATTTCCTTCCACTGAGATATTCAACCGACGGTTGGTCCTGTCAGGAAACAGACTCACCTTTTACCAATCTCTACGCCGAGCCTTCTGCCCTTCCAAAGCTCTACCAAAAACTCACCGAGAGCTTCAGCAATTACTGGAACGAGTTCCTCTACAACAACGACCCTAACGAGAGGCCGGAGATCTTGAAGAAGCAGATCGGTATATTTCACTGCGCCAAAATCGGTGTTATAGTTCTAGTTTCTTCGCTGAAAGAGTTGACGAGGTACAGAACAAAGTGATTGAAGATGATAAACGTATGCAATATGAAAGATATGCATTTGCATAAATTTACTCAATCGGCATtgatttgtatattttatttcagacaGTATAGAAAACGAGAGAGGCCTGGATTCTTTGCCTTCTTTTCGATCATCCAGCGAGAAGCCAGCAAACGAAGTTTCGGTCCTCTGGTATTTCTACGGGCACTCGTGAGATCTCTGAACCCTTTCGAATTAATATACGAAGCCATATCGTGGTTCTGGTACCTCGGGGTCACGTTGACCCTGAAAACACCGATACTATTGTTACGAGAGCTTCGAGCCTTGAAATCACGTCACAAGCATTATTATCCAGACACTCTGACATCCATCTTATGGTACTACGTTCCGTTAATAGTTCTAGCCACCATGGAAGTCCTGTCCATCACGTGGATAGCGATCAGAGCGCCTAAAACGATATTGgaggaattatttttaaaacatccACAAACGAATCGTCTTCAGACCACATCCCCGTGTGGTAGAAAAGTGGTCGCATGGTCCGAAGATGTTGAATTCGAAGTTCTTAGAAAAATCTCTAGTATGACTGGCGCGACTGAAGCTGAGATCCTATTGGCCGCTATGGTCGATTCTTTGAAGGAGTACTTCCGGCATTCAGGGGTTAGGATACCGGACGACGTACTCGCGACTGGAAAGTTTATTAGTCAGAGAGCGATTTTTGTACAGAATCATGAAGCCAGGGGTATTTTGTGCCTCGCACTGCCTACTAGAACTCCGCTGTTCGAAGACGATCTGGTTGAAATCTTACAGGtttgtataatataataattgacGGAGATTCtttgaaaatcttgaaattttagaaattatagAACCTTGATAGCTGTGTTTTTAATATCTGTGCATATAAAGCGCAAAGACGTCTGTCCGTGTCACGCTGAGACTAGCTAATAACCATTGCGTTTGCGCGTCGCGTATATTAGCTGCGCGCGCATGCGCCCAACAGTGCGCACGGTCTTTGGAAAGGGCCGCGCAGGTACTATTCGGCGCATGCGCGCCTGACAATAACCTTTTCAGACTTTGACGatctatatttcaaaaatgcGAATTTTCCAGGGGACGTACCTAGTTCTAATATAATTCAAAGATATTCCACAATCCACATTATTCTACTCGACccaattttcttaatttattaCCCCTCTATTATCTCAAACAATTATAGCATTATTTCCCTTTGAATCATGCACACCACTCCCATTACATTCTCATTCTTATTCAATTGTTATCAATCTATTTATATCTCTCGTTGTACGATAATAACCAGAGAACAATAATACCGTTTACTATTAAACCGCGTATCAATAAGGGTGTCGTTGAAAGAGTACTATACGTATCTTTCCAGGTCATCCAGAAGAACGTACGAGAGGCGAGATCGAAGCAGAGTGCTATGTATGCTATTACAGCGGCGGAGGATTCCTTCGGATTGATTTCTTCTTGTTTACCTTCGTTGTTGCTCAAAGTGATGCTAAATCAATTAACGAGAAGGTATTCCCTCTCGTTGACTCACGTCGATGGAGATTTACCTGTGGAAGGTGTCGATGCTGTGATGTATTGGAGACCTCCTCAAGGCAACTGTAGTAAATATACTTTTTCTACacgattaaatatttttaaatgcaTTCATTAACGCCTATAGATTCATATGAGAGTCAAATTCAACTTACAAGAGTCGAGATAATtgtttgttaattttcttctttttactgCCTTTTTAGATATGTCCATAACATTACATAGGTACGGGAATGGAGTACGTTTGGGCGTAATGGGTGACGCGTTAATTGGCCCTGAACATTCAATTATTACAAGGACCTTCCCGAAAAGTATAGAGAATCTAGCGAACGTGGTTGGTGTACCAAGAACTCCTAGTAGACATTCTACACCGAGCCCAGCTAGTCCGAGCACATCACCTGGCCATTAATATTTGCACGAGGGCTATGCAAAATAAGTAAGAATATCATTTACCACGTTGCAATAAATTTCAAGGGAATATTAAAGATAGAAGGAGAAATTTTGCttatgaaaaaattctgataAATTCTTTCCACTACGTCTCacagtattttatttattcgtttaattaaacattcGATTCCGATAAAAATGAATACCAACAATTCACGGCAAGGTTCATTGTATTAAGGTAAAGAAAAAGCTATACGCGTACCTAAATATTGAATGTTGCACCATATTGCGTTACTGATAAACTTAAACTTCTTATCGCTTAGTctctttttctcatttttcaaTTCATGTTCGTTTACACATTTGTAACTTTATATtagaaacaaattaattt
This region of Osmia bicornis bicornis chromosome 5, iOsmBic2.1, whole genome shotgun sequence genomic DNA includes:
- the LOC114871013 gene encoding uncharacterized protein LOC114871013, which translates into the protein MITDADLKTKMGYIKEICSIPTHSLRDQDKILSNIIHVTRNALQDQLLIYNPDNIILCTLKLFFNYKENVSVTDNVCEWKRRKKRRLAKECYNSLLQVYVPEKSKEILEAIINMIYEDKLWEFESFCFEILCDLLEYGISGALLIHAIWDRIEVVNINMEDTRKIIRILYELLDVYDWPDNYDTVMVIERILNLFYISITSRQYSPNSYAILKKGLEVCLINIVKHVVNDHLLIIVQYMCSWAVEKGMTDEIILEFGSTLEYTAYMHEVTLFEKTLTPKVFPLLMQMIASKSKITSLLGNRVIQYLLDRQDNRMNFDTPKIFFEDTQFDLKIGKCLKEDKLFCKLHREILHDSLLKSIINHCTSRMNLETTYCTICLIATEVPCGFTAAALVCLIMNLQDLTLKESKRNTEVSYHLHATVISIMSLLCWIHKAKVFYEYVNKIMMERAQWAPHLNPPIQSQYSFAAHHILWNKPELFFVDWEARYGLWKCFRLHESDDDIHS
- the LOC123987781 gene encoding zinc finger and BTB domain-containing protein 34-like; this translates as MSGEQFSLVWNSFPRNLSSGLYTLLTDEQLVDVTLAAEGQILRAHKLILSVCSTYFRELFKENSCKHPIVILKDVNYRDLSAMLHFMYQGEVNIKQEDIASFLKVAETLQIKGLTTETEEKLEEALSKNAQNLDKIFNTEQNNSVRSDLNIRSFEKAKQNQQSQGQEISESKFIEKDSNVNNVCCQQHCTSDSSYNIQDIHMTRSDCSRGIEPDCDEEEPLDCTADISHVQSKHEPLDYTLDIDAETGYKTYLPNEPFHKPEENQHRKDFVPDMQLVPYSQNVQSQSFGLNNITGLEGEFPYELGCHNKGRRTVKGISNNSLPLETTLRVVSELGPTLRMERGKVIRMYSCPWCLRHFTRKENLKLHVRYIHGPLESLTCEFCGNKYKNSNSLRVHSYLYHNPKRDKHSKPLVDGGA
- the LOC114871014 gene encoding uncharacterized protein LOC114871014 isoform X2, with product MTAFDITDVLGISLLMHLTFSLMLLVLSLPLLLFVYPVAWSRKVWISFVKWKYPNVVVVEENSIRTILDQFRNHGIYTLLIQARSIAENIRGHLIHLTSSRRFLRAGLSTRWGLYVWKDLDYFSIDNHFLNSPCSFRGRPITESNIQDYVSDLTSKFFPTGQPPWQVHVINCFLRGEEYQVCLVRVHHLLLRQEHLALADFLPLRYSTDGWSCQETDSPFTNLYAEPSALPKLYQKLTESFSNYWNEFLYNNDPNERPEILKKQIGIFHCAKIGVIVLVSSLKELTRQYRKRERPGFFAFFSIIQREASKRSFGPLVFLRALVRSLNPFELIYEAISWFWYLGVTLTLKTPILLLRELRALKSRHKHYYPDTLTSILWYYVPLIVLATMEVLSITWIAIRAPKTILEELFLKHPQTNRLQTTSPCGRKVVAWSEDVEFEVLRKISSMTGATEAEILLAAMVDSLKEYFRHSGVRIPDDVLATGKFISQRAIFVQNHEARGILCLALPTRTPLFEDDLVEILQVIQKNVREARSKQSAMYAITAAEDSFGLISSCLPSLLLKVMLNQLTRRYSLSLTHVDGDLPVEGVDAVMYWRPPQGNCNMSITLHRYGNGVRLGVMGDALIGPEHSIITRTFPKSIENLANVVGVPRTPSRHSTPSPASPSTSPGH
- the LOC114871014 gene encoding uncharacterized protein LOC114871014 isoform X1; translated protein: MTAFDITDVLGISLLMHLTFSLMLLVLSLPLLLFVYPVVAWSRKVWISFVKWKYPNVVVVEENSIRTILDQFRNHGIYTLLIQARSIAENIRGHLIHLTSSRRFLRAGLSTRWGLYVWKDLDYFSIDNHFLNSPCSFRGRPITESNIQDYVSDLTSKFFPTGQPPWQVHVINCFLRGEEYQVCLVRVHHLLLRQEHLALADFLPLRYSTDGWSCQETDSPFTNLYAEPSALPKLYQKLTESFSNYWNEFLYNNDPNERPEILKKQIGIFHCAKIGVIVLVSSLKELTRQYRKRERPGFFAFFSIIQREASKRSFGPLVFLRALVRSLNPFELIYEAISWFWYLGVTLTLKTPILLLRELRALKSRHKHYYPDTLTSILWYYVPLIVLATMEVLSITWIAIRAPKTILEELFLKHPQTNRLQTTSPCGRKVVAWSEDVEFEVLRKISSMTGATEAEILLAAMVDSLKEYFRHSGVRIPDDVLATGKFISQRAIFVQNHEARGILCLALPTRTPLFEDDLVEILQVIQKNVREARSKQSAMYAITAAEDSFGLISSCLPSLLLKVMLNQLTRRYSLSLTHVDGDLPVEGVDAVMYWRPPQGNCNMSITLHRYGNGVRLGVMGDALIGPEHSIITRTFPKSIENLANVVGVPRTPSRHSTPSPASPSTSPGH
- the LOC114871014 gene encoding uncharacterized protein LOC114871014 isoform X3 translates to MAWSRKVWISFVKWKYPNVVVVEENSIRTILDQFRNHGIYTLLIQARSIAENIRGHLIHLTSSRRFLRAGLSTRWGLYVWKDLDYFSIDNHFLNSPCSFRGRPITESNIQDYVSDLTSKFFPTGQPPWQVHVINCFLRGEEYQVCLVRVHHLLLRQEHLALADFLPLRYSTDGWSCQETDSPFTNLYAEPSALPKLYQKLTESFSNYWNEFLYNNDPNERPEILKKQIGIFHCAKIGVIVLVSSLKELTRQYRKRERPGFFAFFSIIQREASKRSFGPLVFLRALVRSLNPFELIYEAISWFWYLGVTLTLKTPILLLRELRALKSRHKHYYPDTLTSILWYYVPLIVLATMEVLSITWIAIRAPKTILEELFLKHPQTNRLQTTSPCGRKVVAWSEDVEFEVLRKISSMTGATEAEILLAAMVDSLKEYFRHSGVRIPDDVLATGKFISQRAIFVQNHEARGILCLALPTRTPLFEDDLVEILQVIQKNVREARSKQSAMYAITAAEDSFGLISSCLPSLLLKVMLNQLTRRYSLSLTHVDGDLPVEGVDAVMYWRPPQGNCNMSITLHRYGNGVRLGVMGDALIGPEHSIITRTFPKSIENLANVVGVPRTPSRHSTPSPASPSTSPGH